DNA sequence from the Halorubrum aethiopicum genome:
CTCGAAGAAGTTCGGGACAAGTTTGTGACTGTTCAGGCCGAACTTGAAGAGATCGAGACAGGTGTCGAACAAAGCCGTTCGCGAAAACAAGAACTTGAGAAGGCCTTTCAACGAGTACGGGATGCGCGATCGGAACTGGAAGATCTCGAGTTCAAGCTTGAAACAGAGCGCTCGACGCTTTCTGAACTCTCTTCGGAACGTGAGGAACTCGAAGAAACACTTGCGGAGACCGAACCGCCTGAAGAGGATCCGAACCGTCTTGAAGGTCGAATTCAAGAGCTTCGAAGTCGAAAACGAGCACTTGACGATACGATCAGTCAGCTCGCAAATGTTGTGAGCTTTAACGAAGATATGCTCGAGAAGGAGGGCCTCGGTATTGTGGAAACTGATACAGAGGAATCCGCAGATCTGACCGACGCCCTGACCGCAAACGAAAACGTAAGCTGTTGGACCTGTGGATCCACGGTTGGAACTGAACAGATCGAAACGACTCTCGATCAGTTGCGTGATCTACGCTCGGAGAAGCTTGAAGAGCGGAATAACATCGAATCTCAAGTCACCAAACTCACGAACAAACGGTCTAGCCTACGGAATAAGCGCCAAGAAATCGAACAAGCCGAGGATCAACTCCGAGGTGTCGAAGATGAGATTGAGGCCACAAATGAGCGTATCACGGAACTTGAAAACCGAATCGAAACCAAACGCACCGAAATAGGGGAACTCGAAAATGAGGCTGAATCGATCGAGGTGGAAGATCACGATGAAGTGCTTGAACTACATCGCAAATCCAATGAACTAGAACTCCAAGTTGATAGGCTCGAGGATGATTTGGGAAAAATCGATGAAGAGATCGCAGAACGTGAAAAAGCGCTTGAAGAGCGTGGCCAACTTGAGGCCGAGCGCGAAGAGCTCACCGAGCGGCTTACCGACCTCCGGACCCGCGTCGAGCGCATCGAGAAGGACGCCGTGACGGCGTTCAATGACCACATGGAGACGGTGCTCGACATCTTAGAGTACGACAATCTCGATCGGATCTGGATCGAACGCCGTCAGGAGGAAGTTCGTGAGGGGCGCCGAAAAGTGACGAAGAATCGATTCGAATTACACATCGTTCGGGCAGCTGCGGACGGCTCCGCATACGAAGACACGATCGACCACCTCTCGGAGAGTGAACGTGAGGTAACTGGGCTCGTCTTCGCGCTTGCCGGCTATCTTGTTCACGATGTCCACGAAGTCGTTCCGTTCGTTCTTCTTGATTCGCTGGAAGCGATCGATTCAGATCGGATCCGACGTCTTGTCGACTATTTCAGCACACATGCGGATTATCTCATCAGTGCGTTACTGCCCGAGGATGCTGAGGCTCTCTCGAGCGAGTACACGTACGTGACGAGCATCGATTAACCGTCGTGTTTAGTTTGGGGCATTGAACCAAGCAGCAAATGCTTGGATCCACGCTTCTGTGGTTTGAGGATCAACGATTCAGAAACAGTGTGAGAACGGAGACGTTTGGCGTTTGAGTTCTCGTTGTTTTCATACCGATGCCGCAACTAATTCGAAACTTGTCTCTCTTGAAGATACAGTAGTCCGCTTGCTGTGGAATTCGCTCAGTCGGATTGGGTTAGTATCAGATTTAAAGTAGGAAAGTCACCGAGTGATTGGAGATACTCAACCAACTTAACGGTGCGGTTGTCATCAGGGCGGGGG
Encoded proteins:
- a CDS encoding archaea-specific SMC-related protein, producing the protein MTTEQITESQVQISVRNIGGIEKSEVTIPPGVSILTGRNATNRTSFLTALMAGLGSEQASLKGDTEKGSVTLDIGEETYTRTLTRHDDTVSFDGDPYLNDPELADLFAFLLENNEARRTVARGDDLREIIMRPIDTDRIDAEIESCRRKREEVDNELQQLEQLEQTLPELEEKRHEKEAELEEVRDKFVTVQAELEEIETGVEQSRSRKQELEKAFQRVRDARSELEDLEFKLETERSTLSELSSEREELEETLAETEPPEEDPNRLEGRIQELRSRKRALDDTISQLANVVSFNEDMLEKEGLGIVETDTEESADLTDALTANENVSCWTCGSTVGTEQIETTLDQLRDLRSEKLEERNNIESQVTKLTNKRSSLRNKRQEIEQAEDQLRGVEDEIEATNERITELENRIETKRTEIGELENEAESIEVEDHDEVLELHRKSNELELQVDRLEDDLGKIDEEIAEREKALEERGQLEAEREELTERLTDLRTRVERIEKDAVTAFNDHMETVLDILEYDNLDRIWIERRQEEVREGRRKVTKNRFELHIVRAAADGSAYEDTIDHLSESEREVTGLVFALAGYLVHDVHEVVPFVLLDSLEAIDSDRIRRLVDYFSTHADYLISALLPEDAEALSSEYTYVTSID